CTTCTTGTTTTTGAACCGCTACCAACCGCTTTTTCGTACTCGTCCGCTGATTAGTTGGTGTCACACTAGTCGGAAAGACCAGATGAGTTTCCACAAACGTGTTCGCTGGATTATACGCCAGGGTAATCAAGACCCGCCCATCAGCTTGACTAACAACCGTCTTACCACTAAGCGGCCCATGCGTCCAACCTTGCAACGCGGTTACTGACTTGGCTGGCAACTGAATGGTTAGCCGGACTTGCCGCAATGGTTCATCCCAGCCCGTACCGATAATCTTCCAGTTTAGTTCGGCGGTATCTTGATAGTTCGTCACAACCCCTAATAAACGATACCGATAAACGACTCGCAATTGATCATCGGCTTTGACCGTGCGATATAACTTCACCCGAAATTGTTGGTTAGTTTGAGTTAATTGATACGTGTTATCGCTACCAGTCTGGGCAGCTTGCACCGTCTGGGTCATCCCACCATTAAGTTGCGTCGTCACCCCTTGAAACTGGGCGCCTTGAATGCCACGTAAATCCTGCACATTAAAGACCCCATGATAATCATCATCAAAATCATAGGTCATGGCTTGCGTCACTTCGGCGCTGCCATCTTTTTGAATATCCACCTGTGTGTCATAATGACTAATTCGGTAGTCCGCTAAAGCGTGGATAGGTTGCCAATTCAACGTCATGATGCCGACCATTAACCCCGCTAAGAGCCCCCACCAAAGCATTTTCCGTTGTCGCATAAGCTACCCCCTTGTTTCCTAAATTTAGCTCAATTTTACCACACTGCCATTGACTGCCCTAACCTTATGATAAGTGTTGCTCACGGGCGGTTAAAAATTGCGTTAAGGCCTGATCAATATCAATCCCAGAACGGTCAGCTAAGACCACTAGCCACCAAATACTTTCGGCCAATTTACTGGCTAAATCAACGCTAGCCGGTGTTTCTGGCCAGCTGTTCGTCTGATTCATCACTTGCCGGCCAACTAAGCCCGCATCTGTCAAAAAAGCTAACGCATCTTGTTCTAGGGTCCACGGGTGACCGTCTTGCTGTTGTTCTAATTGATGATAGGCTGTTCGAATTCGGTGACTCCGTTGTGCCAAAGCTTCAATGTCCATTATTTAATCCCAACTTTCTGATTTTTATCCCTCAAGCATACCATATCGCGTGGTCCAACTAGACTAAGCCTTACCACAGGCAAGCAACCGTCAAATGTTGTAGCATGGAGAGTGTGACCGATTACGTCGCCGAAAGGAAGTTCCGACTACATGTCAAAAACAACTATTCCAACTCATATTAAAGTTCGAGGCGCCCATGTTAACAATTTAAAAAATTTAGACATCGATATCCCTTTAAATTCATTCGTTGCCATTACCGGCCGTAGCGGTTCCGGTAAATCTTCACTCGCTATGGGTGTTTTGTATGCTGAAGGCGCCCGTCGCTACCTAAATGCACTCTCAACCTTTACTCGGCGCCGCATTAATCAAGTCGGCAAAGCTGCCGTAGATTCAGTGCAATACTTGCCCTCAGCCCTAGCACTCCGTCAACGGCCCCAAGTCCCCGGCGTCCGTTCAACGGTCGGAACCATGTCTGAGAGCCTAAATATTTTACGGTTAGTCTTTTCTCGATTAGGATCACCAGTTTGTCCGAATGGTCACCGTTTAAAACCAACCTTACAAATTGCTGAAAATATGGGCCATCTCGTCTGCCCAGTCTGCCAGGCTCACTTTACGGCTTGGGGAGCGGAAGACTTTGCCTTTAATTCTAACGGCGCTTGTCCTACTTGCGGTGGCTTAGGTGAGGTGCGCCAGATTAATGCCGACTTATTAATTGCCGACCCAACTCAGACCATCCGTGAGGGAGCCGTGGCGGCTTGGCATTTGCCTGGACGTAATTTCATGCCAATTGTTGCCAATGCGATTGGCATTCCGATTGATACGCCTTATCAAGACCTCAGTCCAGCTGACCAAGATAAAGTTTTACATGGGCCGAAACAAACCGTTGCCATCAACATTCCAAGTGCCAAAGGCAAAATCTTTCATATGGATAATGCTGTTTACGAAAATGCTTTTGCCGCCGTGGAAGACAGTCTAGCAACTAGTAAAAACGAACGCACAATTACGCGTTTAAATCGTTTCTACACCTTTGCAACCTGTCCGGCCTGTCACGGGACCCGCTTTGATCCTAAATTAATGACACAACATCTAAACGGCCAGAACATTGCGACCGTTAGTGCCATGACCGTCACTGACTTAAATCGCTTTGCGACCACCATCGTCGCTTGGCTGCCGGCCAACATGCATCAACTGGGCCAATCCTTAGTTGATGAACTCCTGCTGAGCTTACAACCGATGACCGATTTAGGCTTAGACTACCTTACCTTAGATCGACCAGGTGCGACCCTTTCTACTGGGGAACTCCAACGAATTCAGTTAGGCCGCACGTTGCGTAGCGCGACTACCGGGGTCCTTTATGTGTTAGATGAGCCCTCTGTCGGCCTGCATCCAGCCAATGTCAACGGGCTAATCAAAGCCTTTCGCACCTTAGTCCAACAGGGAAATTCTGTCGTTGTAGTGGATCACGATACCAGTATTATTGCAGCTGCCGACGACGTGATTGAGATTGGCCCGGGTGCCGGTAAGCATGGTGGCACTGTTATTGATCATGGTTCCGTTGATGAGATTAAACGCCAACCGACCTCCATGATTGCACCCTTCTTAACTGGGACCGCAACGCTAAGAACCCGTCCAGTCTTAACCGACCAGGAACTCTGGCAGCAAGGACAATTAGCGATTGAAGTGGCGCATCGCTTCAATATCCAAGATGTAACCGCTCAACTACCTAAGAACCGCCTCACCACCATTACAGGCATGAGTGGTGCTGGCAAAACAACTTTAATTTTAGATAGTCTGATTCCAGCCATTCAGGCGGCTGCCCACCACCAACCCTTACCAAAACACGTCACCCAATTTGAAAGTGGTCAGCTACACCACGTGGTCACAGTGGATTCCGTCCCGGTTGGTAAAAACGTCCGCTCGACAGTCGCGACTTATACCACAATTTTAGATCAACTCCGACGCTTATTTGCAGCTACGCCCGCCGCGAAAGCCCAGGGATGGACTGCTAGCCGCTTCTCTTACAATGTGGCAGCAGGTGCTTGTCCCACTTGTGGCGGTACTGGGCAAATTTCGTTAGACGTTCAATACCTACCAGATATTACGGAAGTTTGCCCACAATGTCATGGTCGCCGCTATAATCAAGCCACTTTAGCAGTTGATTGGCATGGTAAAAATATTGCTGCAATCCTTGCTTTATCGGTTGATGAGGCGCTTCCTTTCTTTAAAGGTGAAACTAGTATTGAAAACACGTTGCAAATTCTCCAGGCGATGGGTTTGGGCTACTTACAATTAGGTGAGAGTACCCCCGCTTTATCTGGTGGTGAGGCCCAACGTTTAAAATTGACCACTAAGATTGGTAAACGCCAAAATGGGACCTTGTTTGTCTTCGATGAGCCATCAGTCGGCCTGCATCCGTTAGATATTCAGCAACTCGTGCAAGTTTTTGACCAGCTCATTCAACAAGGCGCCACCGTCATTGCAATTGAGCATGACCTAGACGTCATCGCTAATGCTGATTATGTGATTGATATGGGACCAGCTGGTGGGATTAACGGGGGTCAAATTGTCGCCACCGGAACCCCACAAGCAATTAGTGAAAATCCACATAGCATCACTGGCACTTATTTAAAAGAACACTTAGCCCTTTTTAAGGTTTGATGACCGCTACCAAATCATCACTGCAAGAATTTTCTGAATTCTTGTAGTGATGATTTTTTTATTGCCAAAATCTTTAACCGAAACAGAACATGCCTTAGTTTGGTACCTTAGTTAACTAGACTTATTCTTTTACCTTTTTCGCAGCTGAGATTAATATTTAATTTGAATTAGATTAAAATATGATGTATTTTTAAATCTAGTAAACAATTTGACACGGAGGCTGCGGAGATGAAAAATATCACTCGAATTTTAACGTTAAAAAATGGCTATCACCTTTGGTCACATACGACTAACCTGGGCGGCAAAACTAAACTGCTTTGTCTCCATGGCGGTCCTGGTGATACTCACGAAGTTTTTGAACGCTTCGGTCCGGAATTAGCGGCCTTAGATATTGAAGTGACGATGTACGACCAACTAGGTTCTTGGTATTCGGATACACCTGATTGGGATGATCCCACCATTCGAGCAAACTTTCTCACCGAGACCTATTATTTAAAAGAAGTTGAAGAAGTCCGTCAACTGTTAGGCTACGATCGCTTCTTCCTAGCTGGACACTCTTGGGGTGGCATGCTGGCGATGACCTATGCCGCGCAACATCAGGCGCAGCTACAAGGTCTCATTATTATTAGTATGATTGATAATATTCCAGATTATTTGACCCACATTCAAGCAATCCGTGCGGCCGAATTCTCACCGGCGGAGAATGCCTTCATGCTTGATATTGAGCACCGTGGACAATGGCAAAATCCACATTACCGCCATCTGATTGCTCAACTCTATCACGGTTACGTTAACCGCCGAACACCAGCGCAACTATCGCATCAGCTCGATATTCAGGCTAAGCCTGTCTATCACCATTTTCAGGGGGATAATGAATTCGTCGTGGTGGGAGATTTAGGGACTTGGGACTTTTCGGTGCAACTAAAGACCATCAAATTACCGACACTCCTATCATTTGCCGATCACGAAACCATGCCCTTAAGCACTGCCAAACGCATGCAACAAGCGATGCCCAATGCCCGCTTAGTTGTCACCCCGGCTAGCGGGCACAATCATATGGTTGATAATCCAACGGTCTTTTTTACAAATCTGAAAAATTATTTTCTAGATTTACGTCAAGACCAGTTTCACCCAACTAAGGAGGCCTAGTCGATGGCTGTTAATCACGTTCCTAGTAACCACTCCGCTAATTTAAGCGATTTTGGCTATCATCAAGAGCTCGACCGCACTTTATCCGTCAAAGATTTAGTCATTTATGGCTTAATCTTCATGGTACCGATTGCCCCCATGGGGATTTACGGCTCAGTCATCGCAGCTTCACGAGGCATGATTGCCTTAACCTATGCCATCGGAATGGTCGCGATGTTTTTCACTGCATTAAGTTATGGACAATTGTCGCAAGCCTTTCCAGTTGCCGGTTCCGTGTACACCTATGCAAAGTTAGGGCTCAATCAACTCGTGGGATTTCTATCCGGCTGGATGATTATTTTAGACTATATTTTTGTGCCAGCATTGCTTTACATTATCGCAGCTAATTCGCTAAAATCACTGTTACCCGCAGTGCCAACTTGGATCTGGTTGCTCGTCTTTATTGCCATCAATACGCTGATCAATGTCCGTGGAATTGAATTTACAGCCATCGCCAATCGAATCTTTCTGGTCGGTGAGTTAATCGTGCTAGCCTTTTTTGTTGGCTTGGGTATTTACGGCCTATTACATGGGGTCGGTAACGGCTTCACCCTAAAACCGTTCTATGATGCACGACAATTCAACCTGAACTTTGTCATGACCGCAACTTCAGTGGCCGTCCTCAGTTTTTTAGGTTTTGATGGTATTAGTACCTTAGCCGAAGAAACGACCGGCGGCAACCGGGCCGTTGGACGTGGCATCATGTGGTCACTCATGTTGGTCGGCGTCTTATTTATCGGTCAAACATATCTAGCGGCATTAATCGTGCCAAACTGGCACACTTTTAGTAATCTCAATACGGCTTTTTATGTAGTAGCAGGTAAAGTGGGCGGTCCCTTTCTCACCAACCTCACAACGATTGCGACAATTCTATCATGGGGTTTTGCGAACGCTTTAGCAGCCCAAGCGGCCATCTCACGAATTTTGTTTGGGATGTCGCGGGATCATAATCTCCCCGCAGTTTTAGCCAAAATCCACCCCAAATACAAGACGCCCTATGTCAGCACCCTACTAGTGGCCGGTATTTCTTTGATTGTCGGACTTAGCTTCATGAATAATAGTTCGGTATTATCAGAAATCGTTAACTGCGGTGCTTTGACGGCCTTTTTAGTCATTCACGTTGCCGTTATTAATCATTTTCTGATTAAGGGGCATTCTCATGATTACTGGCATCATCTGCTCGTGCCGGTCATCGGGTTTATAATTATTTTATTCGTCATGCTCAATCTTAATCTGCTCGCTAAACTCATCGGTGCCATTTGGCTCGTGATTGGCTTAAGTTATTATGGTGGCTTACGGCTCACTCAGCATCATACTGAAATGAAACTATAATGTGATTGCGACGGTAATTTGGGTAAAAAATACTCACCGCAAGAATTTTGTGAATTCTTGCGGTGAGTATTTTTCGTCGTTTAATTATGACAGTTAACTAACTTTTTGGGGTTGGTTGTTGACTCAGATATGGCAAAGCCATGAAGATGACTAACCCAATTAGGAATAAAATACTTAACGAGGCCGCACCAACTGTCGATTTACCAGTCATCTGCGTCACAATTCCTACCAAGACCGGGCCCATAACTGCGGAGAATTTACCTAGAATATTATAAAAGCCAAAGAATTCGCTTCCTGACTGTTTCGGAATTAAGCGCCCAAAGTACGACCGGCTCAAGGCCTGAATACCACCTTGACTAGTCCCCACTAAGACGGCCAAAATCCAGAAATCAGTCGCGGTTGAGAGTCGCAAAGCATAGAGACAAATACCAAAATAAATGATGATACCAATTAAGATTCCTGTCCGCGTCGACGTTTTGCGGGCTAACCACCCATACAAAATAGAAAATGGAAACGCGACTAATTGAACAACTAGTAAAACCAGCATTAAAGTGGTCGTGGTAATCCCCATATCCATCCCGATGGACGTCGCCATCGTAAAGATCGTATCTACGCCATCAATATAGAAGAAATACGCCACTAAAAACCAAGCGGCTGCCCGATATTTCTTAATGTGCTTCAAGGTTGACCAGACTCGCTTAAAGCTAGCTGCCACTGGATGCGCATTCGCTTTTAACGCATAGACTTGATGGACATTTTTTAATAATGGAATATAAAAGATGATCCACCAAGCGGCAGCTAAAGCAAAACTCCAACGAGCCACACCATAGCTTGATAACTGTCCAAACCCATTAGTCAATTGTAAGACCAAAAATAGGATAAAAGCCAAGACGCCGCCCAGATAGCCAAAACCATAACCATAAGCGGATAAGCGATCCATCTGATCATTAGGCGCCACATCCGTTAAAAAACTATCGTAAAACAAATTACCACCAGAATACCCAATAATCGATAAGATATAAATTCCCAATAACCATTGCCAGGCGCCAGTCGGCATGACACTCAACCCCAAGGTCATAAGCATCCCGACCATTGAAAAAATATTCAGTAATCGTTTTTTAGCTTTAGGATAGTCTGCCAAAGCACCGAGCACGGGCGCTAAAATGGAGACTAACAACGTGCCAAGACTATTCGCATAACCCCAATAGGCAGTTGCATTAGCTGGGGTAACGCCACTACTTTGGGCCACCGCTTTAAAATAAACCGGCAACACCGCCGTCGTCACAATAATCCCATAGCCCGAGTTGGCCCAATCATAAAAAATCCAACTCCACTGCTGCTTATTAAACTTCATCCAAGCCCTCCTTAAAAATGCCATCTAAGCATTTACCAGGGAGCGACTCGTTAAAATGTAGCCCTAATAACCGGGCAAACGTCGGCGCCTCATCAACTAAGTTCGCTTGTTCAATTGTCACCCCAGCCTTAACCGCTGGACCGTTCAACACCAAAGTTGTTTGATAATCAGGCTTCGTTGGGTCATACCCATGAACACCATGATAGCGATCTGGTTGACCTAACGTCGCCGGATGGACTGGTTCAACCACGGCTGGGCGGCGGCTCTCATCCGTAAAGTAATACCCAGCTTCAGCTTCCAACATAAAGGTACACGTGGGATCAGCCCCACGTTGCGCAGCTTGTTCGCCGTTAATAATCGATTCTACGCCGGTGACTTGACTAATTAAATCTTTTAACTGCGCCAAATCATCAAAATCGCGCGTATAAATATAGGTAGCCCCATCAGCGGTCTTCGCCATGACGGACCAATCATCTTCAAACGTCTGGTCAGGACGCGGTGTTAGCCATCCCTGTTGCGCAAATAACGTATTTAAGTGAATCATATGATCAACATTAATCTGATAATGGTCCCCTAAAATTGCAAAATTCGTATCCGCAAACGTGCCCGCAGCCTTAGTTGCTTGAATTAATTGACCAACGTGGGCATCTAACCGCTGTAAGGCCGCCATGGCTTCCTTGGAACGGACCCCATAGCGATGTCGCATACTATCCATATCGACTAAATGAATTAACGTCAGATTCGGCCGCTTATGTGTAATCGTATCTACTGCACATGCCGTAATAAACTCATCAAGTTGGGGCTGTTTAATCCCATTCCGTAAATGTCCATAACGATGGTTCATTTGTAATAAAAATAATGGTGAACTAGCTTTTAAAGAAACTAAAACTTGGTTCGTCCAGATACGATTGGGAAAAATCTCCGCTAAATTGTATGTAATTTTACTACCAGCCGTCACTGGCCATAAAAAAGCGGCCGTGGTCAGCTTTTTTTGTCGCGCTAAGTCATACAAAGTCGGGACCTTCACATCTTTTTGATACCAATACCAGTCTGGTGACCGCCTTTGTGGTTGTAACTTGGTGTTGTTCACAATCCCATGTGTGCTTGGATATTGACCCGTAATAATCGTCGTATGTGATGGATAGGTCAACGTGGGATAAATTCCCGTCACGGATTTAACCCAAGCGCCACCCGTCATTAATTGATTGAGAACTGGTAATTCTGCTTGATGCTCGCGGAGGTCGCGAAAGCCCAACGCATCTAACGAGATTACCACTAAATGCTGATTTGTTGCCATGTTTACCGCCCCTTTGTAACGTTTTAATACTTGAAATTATACCGCAGAATGGCCACCAGTGTCAGCCAATTCTAAGCCAAACCGCACTTAACTAAGCAAAAGGTGACGCCTTAGCCACCGCCAATAGCAGCTCTTTTTGCAACAAAAAAGCGTTTGGTGCAGTCCAAACGCCAGTTACTTCGTTTAAATTTCGTCTGCTAAAAAGCCTTGTCGCTGTAACCATCGCACTGCCAATGGCACCCAATGGGCGGCTTGATCATCTAAATATTTCGCCTTGTGCGGTTTTTTCGTCACGTGGTTCGCTAAGGCCAGACCATGAATGCCGCTGCCAAAAAGATGGTACTCAGTGGAAACGCCTGCCTGTAACAATGCTTGGACATACTGAATTGAATTTAGCGCTGGGACCAACGCATCCGTGGCCGTTTGCCAGACAAAGGCCGGCTTCGTGGCCGCCGTAACTAACTTTTGTGCGGCCCACAAGGTTTGATCCGGCGTTATTTTTTGGCGATCAGCCGCCGTTGCTGGAAAGCCAGCCGTCAAATCAATCACCGGATATCCTAGAATCACCGCCGCATGGTGCCCCGCATATTGATCTAACTGATAGTGCGCTCGTAAGGTTGGCGTTGTCGCCACCCCATTGAATGCCGCTACCACCTGACCGCCCGCTGAAAATCCCGTTAAAATAATTCGCTCAGGATCAACATGGTGGGCTTGGGCCTGACTAGTTACCCAGGCAATCGTCTGGGCAACTTGCTGTAACGCCCGCGGATAAACGGCCGTCGTCGCCGTTGCTAATTGATACTCTAAAATAACCGTATGCATGCCTTCCGCCATAAATCGCGTGGCAATTGGGGCCTCCTCACGTCCCGAATGAAACGTAAAGCCACCGCCGGGACAAATAATCATCACCGGATATGCCACCGATGTGTCAAAATCAGTAATTTGGTCTAGCCAAGTTGCCGTCACTTGAAATGGCTGACCATCACTCATTAAAGTGTGTTGTTCGACTTGCATCTTTTTCCCTCCTAGTCTTGATTACGCTTACATTATAATAACAACTTTAACCAGCTGTCAATTTTTGTTCGAATAAATATTTAAATTTGTTCGGATATTTATTTAAAAAAGCTTATTTTTTGTTATAATGAAACTAATAATTAACTTCATGAAGGTGACATTTTGACTAAAAATACTTTTGAAACAATCTATCAAACATTGAAAGACCGCATTTTACAAGGAACCTATAGCATTAAAATGCGACTCCCCATCGAAGACGACTTAATCGCCGAATTCGATAGTAGTCGCTACGCCGTCCGTAAAGCAATCAAAAAACTTGCCGACGAAGGCCTGGTTTATAGCGTCAAAGGACGCGGCGTTGTTTTATTAGAACATACCTCTCAAACGCAACAGTTCAATCTTAGCTTAGGAAAATTAACCGGCATTCAGGCTATCAATGCCGACCGGCACTTAGACTATCAAACCAAATTAGTGAGCTTCAAACAAATCATCGTTGATCAAACACTAAGCCGGCAGACCGCTTTTGAAGTTGGCATTCCCGTCTATGCCATTCAACGGGTTCGTCAATTCAACGGGACCGCCGCCGTCATTGACTTGAACTATTTCAATGCGCAACTAACCCCCGGGATTACCGCTGAAATTGCGCAAGCTTCCATCTATGACTACTTACAAAACGAGTTAAAAATCAAAATTGCCGTCGTTAAGCGCATGTTGCGCGTCGATACAGCGCTGGCTATTGATTTTGACCAACTGGCCTTAGGGACCAATAATTGTATTGGCAATATGATTAGCATCGGGTTTAACGATGCCGGTCGTCAATTTGAATATACGGAATCACATTTTATTCCAAACGAATTTGTTTTCACTCAACTCATTCGTAATTAAACTTTACCAACAGTTTCAGGCTAAGTCGCCATTTAAGCGACTTAGCTTTTTTTGCGTCAAACCGGGCTATTTCACGCCCACTTGATGGACCATAACAAATCAGCGCAATTGATTCCCATTATTTATGACGATATGTTCGAATAAATATTGACTATTTGGTTTAACCAGCTATAATTATTATTATAAAAGCTAATGGGGGTTAGCTTTTGTATCACACAATCATCTTGATTGTTGGTATGATCGGGGACCAAAGAATTAGGGCTGGTCAAGGGAGTTTAAAACCATAAAAATGGTCGCTAGATAGCGCATATCTAGTGACTATTTTTATGCCATCAGCACATTTAATGGTGTCGACGACGCTTAACTAAACCGAACCGTCCTAGAACCCCCGTTAACGCTAACAAGCTCAGCCCCAGCCACTGCATGGCTGGGTGATAGGCATCACTCGTTTGCGGTAACTTGGACTTACCGGTCACCACTGGTGCTAATTTGACCAGTGGTGCCGCCGTCGCAACCGCCACTTTAGGTCCAATCGCCGCTGCCGCTTTAACGGGAACATAGGTGAATATCCTTACTTGTGGCTGACTTGTATATTGCCCCGTTATTATTGGCGCCGTACCCGCAACTAACTGATACCCCTTAAGCTTAGGTGCCGTGGCCTGATACGTTGTAGTCATCGGTCCAACCAACGTTTGACTCGGCCGTAATGCCTGCGTCGTTCCCGCTACTTGATAGTCAACCGTCACTTTACCAATGGTGGTCGGTACCGGCTGATAAGTGACTGTCAACGCGACATTTGGACTAGTGACATCTAGTGGAATTGCAGCAACTTGCGGTAATTCAGCTTGATAATGACTGATTTCTGGTGACGCTTGCGCTGCAAATGCAATTGGTGTCATTTGAGCCGCCCAATCGCTATACGTTACGACTCCTGTAACTTGATCAACTTGCGCCTGACGTGTAAATGTCACGACTTGAGTTGCCGTTGGCGCTGCTAACCGGCCATCGGGATACTGATATTTAACGGTTTCGGTGATTGAACGTAGTAACGTCAAATTGGCCGGTAATTGATCGCCTGGTTGAAACGTCTTCACCTGATGCGCTAAAGCAATCAAGTAATTGCCTGTCGCCGTTGGTTGCGTATAAATATCACCACTCAACGGATAGTCACTTGCTACTAACCGATAACCTGCCGCCGTATAAGCCTGAATACTTGTCGTTGGTTGATAACTCGCTTGACTCTGATACGGGCCCGTCAACGTGATTGTCTTTAAGACTTGACCAGTGGTTGTATCAACATATTGAACCGTACGTTGCACGGGGATCCCTTGATATTGATAGGTGATTGTCCTTGCTGACAATGCTAACGTCCCGCTAGCTGGCGCACTATTAGCCGCTAACGTCGCAGCCGTATAATTTGCAAGCTTTAGTGGCGTGCTGGTATACGCATCGCCAACATTCCCGTGAATCGTCGTGGCTGGTGCAATCGACGTTCCTGCGGTGTTTACATAGCTAACTGTTACCCCCCCGGCAACCACCGGCGTTAACCGATAACTAAACGTTAACAGCTGAGGGTTCTGGGTATAACTTCCCGTTGGTGAACTCGTGGCATCCGGCACCAGTGTATAGTGTGGGACCGCCGTATCTGCAGTGAAATCATAAGCTTCACCAATTGTTTTGCCAGGAATCAAAGTGGTTGGTTGAATCAGCTTCCCCGTATCAACGTCGACATATTGAATCGCGACTTGTGGCGTCTTTTGCCAGTACGCCGCTTGATAAATCATACTGTCGTAGCGAAAAAGCACATTATGTGGGTACGTGACATTGACATAATCAGCATGATTACCAACTGTTGTCATAATCCCTCTAAACCCATAAGCAAACCAGTTAGCACCGGCTACTGCTGGATAAGCCGTTGGAATTTCATATTTGCCATTACCTAAATTAGTGAGTGGCGTCTCCGATACCGAAGTATCGCCATTCCAAGTATTTTCATACTTATCCGTTAGTGAATCCCCCTGTAAGCCAATGATAGGATTTGCTTGAAAAACACCTGGTTGGCCAATCACAAAATCTGCCTGAGTTGGGACATTCACGCGTTGACCAATGGCAACAATGTAAGTCGACTCTTTAAAACCGCTTAGTGGTGAAAAATCTGATAGTGAATTATCATCAAGATTAAACCACTTATAACTTGTTTTATTATCAATGGCCGTTAGCCATGGCCCGATTTGTGCTAATTGAGCATTAGTCATCCCGTCTGGATTATTTTGATAATCAATCCGACCTGGTGCAATCGAGCCTACCAATTCCAGCTCACTAATCGGCGTTGGATCAATTTTTAATAGTGGTGTCAAATTAACATCAGCCATGTCATGAACCATGATGGTAACATTATTAAAACGATCATCAATCAATGGTGTTAAATCAATATTAGGATTAAGATACTCGGTCACAAAATCAATTTTAGCCTGACTAGGTAAATATTTTAAATATTGCATACCATCTAAAGAACCAGTCACAATCAATGGTTGATAGTCTTCCCCAATTGACAACTGATAGCCCTTATAAT
This region of Lactobacillus sp. CBA3605 genomic DNA includes:
- a CDS encoding APC family permease produces the protein MAVNHVPSNHSANLSDFGYHQELDRTLSVKDLVIYGLIFMVPIAPMGIYGSVIAASRGMIALTYAIGMVAMFFTALSYGQLSQAFPVAGSVYTYAKLGLNQLVGFLSGWMIILDYIFVPALLYIIAANSLKSLLPAVPTWIWLLVFIAINTLINVRGIEFTAIANRIFLVGELIVLAFFVGLGIYGLLHGVGNGFTLKPFYDARQFNLNFVMTATSVAVLSFLGFDGISTLAEETTGGNRAVGRGIMWSLMLVGVLFIGQTYLAALIVPNWHTFSNLNTAFYVVAGKVGGPFLTNLTTIATILSWGFANALAAQAAISRILFGMSRDHNLPAVLAKIHPKYKTPYVSTLLVAGISLIVGLSFMNNSSVLSEIVNCGALTAFLVIHVAVINHFLIKGHSHDYWHHLLVPVIGFIIILFVMLNLNLLAKLIGAIWLVIGLSYYGGLRLTQHHTEMKL
- a CDS encoding MFS transporter, which encodes MKFNKQQWSWIFYDWANSGYGIIVTTAVLPVYFKAVAQSSGVTPANATAYWGYANSLGTLLVSILAPVLGALADYPKAKKRLLNIFSMVGMLMTLGLSVMPTGAWQWLLGIYILSIIGYSGGNLFYDSFLTDVAPNDQMDRLSAYGYGFGYLGGVLAFILFLVLQLTNGFGQLSSYGVARWSFALAAAWWIIFYIPLLKNVHQVYALKANAHPVAASFKRVWSTLKHIKKYRAAAWFLVAYFFYIDGVDTIFTMATSIGMDMGITTTTLMLVLLVVQLVAFPFSILYGWLARKTSTRTGILIGIIIYFGICLYALRLSTATDFWILAVLVGTSQGGIQALSRSYFGRLIPKQSGSEFFGFYNILGKFSAVMGPVLVGIVTQMTGKSTVGAASLSILFLIGLVIFMALPYLSQQPTPKS
- a CDS encoding MazG-like protein, with amino-acid sequence MDIEALAQRSHRIRTAYHQLEQQQDGHPWTLEQDALAFLTDAGLVGRQVMNQTNSWPETPASVDLASKLAESIWWLVVLADRSGIDIDQALTQFLTAREQHLS
- a CDS encoding excinuclease ABC subunit UvrA; the protein is MSKTTIPTHIKVRGAHVNNLKNLDIDIPLNSFVAITGRSGSGKSSLAMGVLYAEGARRYLNALSTFTRRRINQVGKAAVDSVQYLPSALALRQRPQVPGVRSTVGTMSESLNILRLVFSRLGSPVCPNGHRLKPTLQIAENMGHLVCPVCQAHFTAWGAEDFAFNSNGACPTCGGLGEVRQINADLLIADPTQTIREGAVAAWHLPGRNFMPIVANAIGIPIDTPYQDLSPADQDKVLHGPKQTVAINIPSAKGKIFHMDNAVYENAFAAVEDSLATSKNERTITRLNRFYTFATCPACHGTRFDPKLMTQHLNGQNIATVSAMTVTDLNRFATTIVAWLPANMHQLGQSLVDELLLSLQPMTDLGLDYLTLDRPGATLSTGELQRIQLGRTLRSATTGVLYVLDEPSVGLHPANVNGLIKAFRTLVQQGNSVVVVDHDTSIIAAADDVIEIGPGAGKHGGTVIDHGSVDEIKRQPTSMIAPFLTGTATLRTRPVLTDQELWQQGQLAIEVAHRFNIQDVTAQLPKNRLTTITGMSGAGKTTLILDSLIPAIQAAAHHQPLPKHVTQFESGQLHHVVTVDSVPVGKNVRSTVATYTTILDQLRRLFAATPAAKAQGWTASRFSYNVAAGACPTCGGTGQISLDVQYLPDITEVCPQCHGRRYNQATLAVDWHGKNIAAILALSVDEALPFFKGETSIENTLQILQAMGLGYLQLGESTPALSGGEAQRLKLTTKIGKRQNGTLFVFDEPSVGLHPLDIQQLVQVFDQLIQQGATVIAIEHDLDVIANADYVIDMGPAGGINGGQIVATGTPQAISENPHSITGTYLKEHLALFKV
- a CDS encoding proline iminopeptidase-family hydrolase, with the translated sequence MKNITRILTLKNGYHLWSHTTNLGGKTKLLCLHGGPGDTHEVFERFGPELAALDIEVTMYDQLGSWYSDTPDWDDPTIRANFLTETYYLKEVEEVRQLLGYDRFFLAGHSWGGMLAMTYAAQHQAQLQGLIIISMIDNIPDYLTHIQAIRAAEFSPAENAFMLDIEHRGQWQNPHYRHLIAQLYHGYVNRRTPAQLSHQLDIQAKPVYHHFQGDNEFVVVGDLGTWDFSVQLKTIKLPTLLSFADHETMPLSTAKRMQQAMPNARLVVTPASGHNHMVDNPTVFFTNLKNYFLDLRQDQFHPTKEA